In the Apteryx mantelli isolate bAptMan1 chromosome 1, bAptMan1.hap1, whole genome shotgun sequence genome, one interval contains:
- the MGST1 gene encoding microsomal glutathione S-transferase 1 isoform X2, producing the protein MAKLTQLIDNEVFRAYATYTTIVLLKMMLMSFITAYFRIRRKAFANPEDVVSFGKGESAKKYLRTDVDVERVRRGHLNDLENIVPFLGIGLLYALSGPELSTALLHFRIFAGARILHTIAYLTPLPQPGRGLSWAVGCVVTFSMAYKVLKTGLYL; encoded by the exons ATGGCTAAACTGACCCAACTAATCGACAATGAAGTCTTCCGAGCTTATGCTACCTATACGACTATTGTTCTTCTGAAAATGATGCTAATGAGTTTTATAACAGCATACTTCAGAATCAGAAGAAAG GCATTTGCCAACCCAGAAGATGTAGTATCATTTGGTAAAGGCGAGAGTGCTAAAAAATATCTGCGAACTGATGTAGATGTTGAACGTGTGCGCAG AGGCCACCTGAATGACCTCGAAAATATTGTCCCATTTCTTGGCATTGGACTGCTGTATGCTCTTAGTGGCCCTGAGCTGTCCACAGCCTTGCTGCATTTCAGGATCTTCGCTGGGGCTAGGATCTTGCACACTATTGCGTACTTGACTCCTcttccccagcctggcagaggtTTGTCTTGGGCAGTCGGGTGTGTGGTTACCTTCTCAATGGCATACAAAGTGCTGAAGACTGGGCTGTACCTGTAA
- the MGST1 gene encoding microsomal glutathione S-transferase 1 isoform X1, producing MHTRSFVRIGEMAKLTQLIDNEVFRAYATYTTIVLLKMMLMSFITAYFRIRRKAFANPEDVVSFGKGESAKKYLRTDVDVERVRRGHLNDLENIVPFLGIGLLYALSGPELSTALLHFRIFAGARILHTIAYLTPLPQPGRGLSWAVGCVVTFSMAYKVLKTGLYL from the exons gtcgtTTGTGAGAATTGGAGAAATGGCTAAACTGACCCAACTAATCGACAATGAAGTCTTCCGAGCTTATGCTACCTATACGACTATTGTTCTTCTGAAAATGATGCTAATGAGTTTTATAACAGCATACTTCAGAATCAGAAGAAAG GCATTTGCCAACCCAGAAGATGTAGTATCATTTGGTAAAGGCGAGAGTGCTAAAAAATATCTGCGAACTGATGTAGATGTTGAACGTGTGCGCAG AGGCCACCTGAATGACCTCGAAAATATTGTCCCATTTCTTGGCATTGGACTGCTGTATGCTCTTAGTGGCCCTGAGCTGTCCACAGCCTTGCTGCATTTCAGGATCTTCGCTGGGGCTAGGATCTTGCACACTATTGCGTACTTGACTCCTcttccccagcctggcagaggtTTGTCTTGGGCAGTCGGGTGTGTGGTTACCTTCTCAATGGCATACAAAGTGCTGAAGACTGGGCTGTACCTGTAA